The proteins below come from a single Ochotona princeps isolate mOchPri1 chromosome 13, mOchPri1.hap1, whole genome shotgun sequence genomic window:
- the DUSP5 gene encoding dual specificity protein phosphatase 5, protein MKVTSLDGRQLRKMLRKEAAARCVVLDCRPYLAFAASSVRGSLNVNLNSVVLRRARGGAVPARYVLPDEAARARLLQEGGGGVAAVVVLDQGSRHWHKLREESAARVVLTSLLACLPAGPRVYFLKGGYETFYSEYPECCVDVQPIAQEKMESERALLGQCGKPTLGISYRPAYDQGSPVEILPFLYLGSAYHASKCEFLANLHITALLNVSRRASEAGAPHLHYKWIPVEDSHTADISSHFQEAIDFIDCVREKGGKVLVHCEAGVSRSPTICMAYLMKTKQFRLKEAFDFVKQRRNVISPNFGFMGQLLQYESEILPSTPTPQPPAQQGEAAGPAFLDHLQTLSPDMQGAFCTFPTSVLAPLPTHSAVPELHRSPVATATSC, encoded by the exons atgAAGGTCACTTCGCTCGACGGGCGCCAGCTGCGCAAGATGCTCCGCAAGGAGGCGGCGGCGCGCTGCGTGGTGCTCGACTGCCGGCCCTACCTGGCCTTCGCCGCGTCCAGCGTGCGCGGCTCGCTCAACGTCAACCTCAACTCGGTGGTGCTGCGGCGGGCGCGGGGCGGCGCGGTGCCGGCGCGCTACGTGCTGCCCGACGAGGCGGCGCGCGCGCGGCTGCTGCAGGAGGGCGGCGGCGGCGTGGCGGCCGTGGTGGTGCTCGACCAGGGCAGCCGCCACTGGCACAAGCTGCGGGAGGAGAGCGCCGCCCGCGTCGTGCTCACCTCGCTGCTCGCCTGCTTGCCGGCCGGCCCGCGCGTCTACTTCCTCAAAG GCGGATATGAGACCTTCTACTCGGAATACCCTGAGTGTTGTGTAGACGTGCAACCCATTGCGCAAGAGAAGATGGAAAGCGAGAGAGCCTTGCTTGGCCAGTGTGGAAAACCAACACTTGGCATCAGCTACCGGCCAGCTTACGACCAG GGCAGCCCAGTTGAAATCCTTCCCTTCCTCTACCTGGGAAGTGCCTACCACGCCTCAAAGTGTGAATTCCTTGCCAACCTGCACATCACGGCCCTGCTCAACGTTTCCCGGCGGGCCTCTGAGGCTGGCGCCCCACACCTGCACTACAAGTGGATCCCTGTGGAAGACAGCCACACAGCTGACATCAGCTCGCATTTTCAGGAAGCAATAGACTTCATCG ACTGTGTCAGAGAAAAGGGTGGCAAGGTCCTGGTCCACTGTGAGGCTGGGGTCTCCCGCTCTCCCACCATCTGTATGGCTTACCTCATGAAGACCAAGCAGTTCCGCCTGAAGGAGGCCTTTGATTTCGTCAAGCAGAGGAGGAACGTGATCTCGCCCAACTTTGGCTTCATGGGTCAGCTCCTGCAGTATGAATCAGAGATCCTGCCTTCCACACCCACGCCGCAACCCCCCGCCCAGCAAGGGGAGGCTGCGGGCCCTGCCTTCCTGGACCACTTGCAGACACTGAGCCCTGACATGCAGGGCGCCTTCTGCACATTTCCTACCTCAGTGCTGGCACCGCTGCCCACCCACTCGGCTGTCCCTGAGCTCCACAGGAGCCCCGTGGCCACCGCCACATCCTGCTGA